CgcaaatttgaattgaattttgaaaaaaacttatcaaccacttgtttatttttttttgaaaaagatgagaagtaaaaattttcacaactttctcAAAGCAGAAATTCGTTGGAAAATGGCGTCTACAGATAGAGAGCTCCGAAATGAagcattttgattggtcgagATCAGAATCTTTCGGTAGCCATGTTGATTTACTTGCTGTTATGAGTCgatgattcaattttaaaaaaaataaaaatcttatcAGCGTTTTTCATGCTTTGATAAGAAGATACAATGGAAGTTCCCGAACGTAAGTACTTTTCAACCCATTTTTACCCTTTGTaccttgaatttttcgatattcttaCGAAATATATTGAATTAGAACCTAATCTACTTGCACTATTTTCAGATTGCCCCGGTACCCAGAGTGAATCTGCTGGAAAAGTATCAGCTTGTGAGGGTTGCCCCAATCAAGTCATTTGCTCATCCGGTGCTAGCAAAGTTGATCCTGGTATGAAATTCATCGAATAATTCTGTTTCATAGGTgaccaattttcttcaaacacaATTTCAATCTGTTTAGGGATCGAATTAGTTAAAGCTAGATTGAGTACGGTGAAACACAAGATCTTGGTATTATCTGGCAAAGGAGGCGTTGGAAAGAGTACTGTAACATCTTTACTGGCTAGAAGCCTCGCAGCGagaaatgagaatgaaaatgTACGATTTAAATTTACTACTCATCAAGTACAtcacaatgcattatttaacGATCGTTTCTAAAATCTGTCATTTGTATAGGTGGCCATCCTCGATATTGACATTTGTGGTCCATCAATGCCTCGAGTTATGGGAGTATTAGATGAAAAAGTGAGTGTAGAAGCCATTCAACATTagtttatgaaaataattcttcTACAACTTATGTCGTTCTGAATTTCCAGGTTCATCAAAGCGGGTCGGGATGGTCTCCCGTGGTGAGTTAGTTATTCGATTCgatataaaaataatgtttttttcttttttaacaaTGACTAATAATACTAAAATAACAGTTTATAGATGATAATTTATGTGTGATGTCAGTTGGATTCTTGTTGGCTAGTCAAGACGAAGCAGTAATTTGGCGTGGACCCAAAAAGAATGGTAAAATCGAATTACTTCACTCATATTATTCTGACCCATCCTTACGAAATAATAATCGAACTGTTTTTTATAGCTTTAATACGTCAATTTTTCACCGAAGTGGATTGGGGCGAAACACTAGAATATCTAGTAATCGATACTCCTCCCGGTACCTCGGATGAGCATCTATCAACggcgcaatttttgaaagacaTTCCCGGTGTAATAGCCGTTATTGTCAGTACTCCGCAAGAAGTTTCTCTTCTAGATGTACGTAAAGAGatcaattttcttcataaaGTCAACATTCCTATCGTTGGAGTCATCGAAAACATGTCTACTTTCATTTGTCCAAAATGCAAAGTAAGTAAAAGCACAAAAATTATCCCTAATGCTGTTCTTCGCCTCACACATAAACTGTTTTCAGACCGGTTCAGATATTTTTCCTGCCAACTCGGGAGGTGTGTTGAAAATGGCTCAAGAATTAAACATACCATTTTTGGGACGTTTACCTCTGGACCCTCTTATCGCGCGAAGCTGCGATAAAGGACTCAACCCTATTGTTGAAAACGCCGATTCCGAAGttgttaaaaacttgaattccatcatttcgagtaatttttcgtCTATATAATGTATTATTCTCTAGCTCTATGAGTTCGTCGCAttaaaacaatcaatttttcaaatttcagaaatatttccAGAATAGAAAATTTCTCTACATTGGACGAATCGAAGGACTATGATTCGAAAATAGCTTCATAAGTGACTACAAAAGTATAAACAATAAGCtgttttcatcgtttttgatttctaatctgtttttaattaattgatgaattaaaaaatgtgtaTGAAGTACTATTTggtgttgtgaatttttttagagtACGGAAGAATTTATGGTTAGATTTTTTCTTGAAGCTGAAGGACTGCAACTATCGCCTTGTATTTCATTTCCCGTTTTATGTTCTACATTTACGGGCATCTACAgcgcagatttttcaaaaattcaaatttcgatcttatttttttcgatttttacactttcaaatttcattgagaaaaaaatactcctctCCTGGCAACACTGAtcgaaaatcaataaaaaatattttgatttgataaaaCACGAATAATAGTGATAATTCATAGTTCATTTtagacttgaaaatttcaaattttttctcgtacATGGAACTTTTGCTATCTTTATGACGAAATACCGATAAACACGTACTTCTATTCGTGAATAATGCATAACAAACGTACGCCGTTCTCACGATGGGTCATTACGAGTTCTTCAGAATGCTGACATGAAACcatatgtgtgttttttttggaacagAAATGTCATCCAAGACGTAATAtcgtattttaaattattcattatgtattaaaatcaaaaatgaatttcggtgGCACTATTAAACTAAATCCTCTGGGTATTTGCGTAATTCTCGGTCTaacttttatatttttgctATACTCGTTCGCTCGAAGACCTGTATACGAAAAAGAAGTGAATCTAAAAGATCTTTTAATAGCGGCGATACAAGTGGCAGAAAAAGGAGGAGTGGAAATTAAAACACAAAGTCATACCGAGTTAGACAAGCAGAGTAAGGGTAAAACTCGCGAAGGGGCAGATGAATTCATAACCGATGCGGATAAACGATCTCATTGTTCGATGTATTACGGTCTACGATACACATTTCCAACTTTGAGAGTAAGTTTTAAAATACCAACATACTCCTAATAACATACGACATCGAATAATCGTTTGGATATTCCTAAATCGTAGGTGATATCTGAGGAAACGTTATCCATAGAGGAATGTGCGCTTTACTCCGAAACTCTACATCTTATTCCTAACGATGACACGATAATTTCGCTGAGCAATATGTACGTACCTGTGGAAGATGTTACTGTCTGGATTGATCCTCTCGATGCTACTCAAGAATTCACTGGTAAATTATTCGCCACTGGTAGTATCTTGGTTCGATTTACTTACAACGTAAATTGCAACAGAATTATTCTATCATTCCAGAGAAACTGACGTCTTATGTGACTGTCATGGTTTGCGTAGCTGTTAAAGGAGTTCCAACAATTGGTGTAATTCATCAGCCTTTCGATCAACAGACGACATCCTGGGCATGGGACGGAATAGCCATTTCTCCAGACCTGAAACGAccaatgaaaaaagtaattgaaattaaaaatggtcctcaagttgaaaattggttCGTGTTACACAATGGTTATCATTTTTTAGCCTGAAAGTCAGCCAAACATAATAGTTTCACGGTCTCATGCTGGTCAAGTGCAGGAATCTGTAAGCAGGGTACTTCCTCAAGCGAAAGTAATACCAGCCGGAGGCTCAGGTAATATCGAGATATTCATTTCTTATCTTTCAAATATCTTTGATCTTCCATTAagaattcgttttttaaaacaGGTTATAAAGTATTACAACTTATAAATGGAAACGCATCAGCTTACGTACATTCTACTTATATTAAAAAATGGGACGTGTGCGCTGGTAATGCAATTTTGAGGAGTCTCAAGGGTAGAATGAGtactctgaaaaatgaagatataGATTATTCAGATGCCAAAGAAACTAAAGTCAAAGACGGAATCTTAGCAGCTTTATACGATCACGGCAAATATTACgatatattcaaaaatattttgcagtaaattttaaaacgaatttttcatgttttgtgtTTTGTGGATGTTTTATTTCCTCGGTGTTTTTGTGTAGTTTTTGTTTTACGAAGTAATTTGGTATTTGAGCGAGatcattagaaaattgaattccaaACACTagttatattattattattatgaatgTAAATTTGATCTCAATTGAATTGATCAATGTTAAGATGATCATCAAATCAAATCCAAGTTATTTCAATAATGTTATGAacaattattttacatttattattttctaaTAAATAGTTTTTCAGCTGTTGattcgaatttcaattcaattaccAATTTATAAAACTAACATGTGAAGCTGTGAAGCAACAAGCAAAACtagaaatttgaatgaaaaatagcGTCAAACCATCGAAGAAGGAAGAATCGATCATTCGATCAATGATCAATCATAAAGATAAAGATCAATCAATTATTCAATATCaatcaataaaattatcaatatcaaataaaaaataaaattttgaaaaacaaatcacaacTACAACAGCGCTATCTGTAGCTAAGTTACTAAagtaaaaagtaaacaaataaaagagaattaatttttctcacaaGACAACACTGATTcacaaaaatccgaaaaaattgataaaaaataatttttgatcaaaaattagaacttttcaTTGATAAAACATCAATTAAAGTGGAATCCTTCGCGAGTTTTCTCTCAAACTAGCATTCATAACGTTATTAATCTTATAATTATCGATTGGGAAACATTCATGGAAAACTAAACCCACCGAAAGTTGGTAAGTAAAACACTTTTCAGATaactacacactacacagcacATGTAACATTCAGTTGCAAGAACCGGTAATATTACGTGACTTCTTTTGCAGAATATCGCTATGTCTTCAGAACCTCGTATGCCCAAAGTTGATTTCGATAAAGATAAAGTACCGGAATACATCAAAGATCAAATCAAAGCAGTAGAGAAAGACAATCGTCGACGTGTATTCGAATTCAGAAGAGTACTCAAAGGCGGTCGCAAAGCTGGTTTGTTTTGGGGCAGCGTTGCAACTTTCATTTATGGGTATACTATGTACGCTGTGAAACAAGAAACATTCTTAGATAATTTCGATTACCCGACCGAAGACGAACTTTAAAAACCATCTTCTAGCTCGTAGTTTATATATAAAACTTCCAAAATGTGCGCCGAACAATCTGCTAAAAAACTTACTCGTCTTTTACCGTTACCTACGATCAGAGATATAATGCAAATGTATAAAGTAAGAGCATCTCGAAGATTATCGCAAAATTTCCTTCTTAACGAAGCTTTGAACCATAAAATCGTAAAAAGCGCCGGAAAAATTAAGCAAGCTGAGGTATGCGAAGTTGGACCGGGCCCTGGTAATATTACCAGGTCGATTATACATAAAGGAGCCGAAAGAGTTATCGTTATCGAAAAAGATCCTCAGTTTTTACCAACACTTGAGGTAAAATACAATACGTTCGATACaccaattaattaaaattagtttCATTAATCTTTTCCTTCTGTTTCGTAGATGCTGAAAAGTGCTTGCCCAGTTCCATTTGAAATAATACACGGAGATATTCTACgttacaactttgaaaaaaccttCAGCGAAAGTAAACGAAAACCGTGGGAAGATAAATACCCAGATATCCATATCATCGGAAATCTACCTTTCAACGTTGCTACCCCTTTGATAATTCGATGGATACGAGATATTTCCCTCAAGTACGTTCACCCTACAAATCCCTACGAGCTTTTCGCTCTTCAAAGTATTAATTTTGTTTATATATTTTAATAGACAAAACGCCTGGAGCTATGGACGTGTTCGATTAACGCTGACATTTCAAAAAGAAGTAGCAGAACGAATGGTAGCACCGGTTATGACCGCTCAGAGATGTAAATTATCAGTAATGTGTCAAAATTGGTGCTTCGTGGATTATAAATTTACTATTCCAGGTTACTAAAGCGTTTTCATTTACATTCGAGCATCTTTCATTAGTCATTAatgaaattcattcttcaatttCGTAGGCAAAgcatttttaccaaaaccaGATGTAGACGTAGGTGTTGTGCATTTCAAACCCCACATCAATCCGATAATTCCTCTACCTTTTGTCTTAATCGAGAAAGTAGTCAAGGCCATGTTCACCGGAAGGCAGAAATTTCTCAATAACTCACTCAAGTACGTATCTGAATTTATATTGTATTATGAAATGTTATTTCCTCTCTTACTAAATAAATGATCATTTTTGTAGAAATCTTTTCCCCGAACTAAAACAAGATTTAGCAGTTCGAATGCTCGAAGAAAGTGAAATCCACCCGAAAACCAGAGCGATGCAATTAAGCGTCGAAGAAATCGGTCGATTGTGTTTCTCTTACGATAAAATAATCAAGGAGGAGCCTTCGTTGAGGAAATACGATCATCATAAAACTAAAGACGATTCTAGTTGGCAGATtaaagaggaagaagaagaacaCAAATTGGAACTTTGGAAACGTAAACAAATCGAAGATGAGTTTTATTAGATTAGAATAAACATTAATTTGTTAAAAGGTTtgttattaaaataaatactgTATGATTTTAAGATTTAATATTTATTTCGTTCGCAACAAATTGAGAAACAGAAATTCTCACGGTCTTGTTACTTTAGGCagagagtttgaaaaaatattcgttaGAATAACATCATTCTGATAATGGAGGGAAAAGTACACCATTAAAACTCGATATTCGTTCCTTTTTCAACGTAAGTGTACCTTTTTAATGGGTACGTGAATAGAATACACAGACTATTGAACAAGAATAGAAGTATTTCCAAAAAGAATCAATGTAAGTGTCTGGTGACATAGTCATTTACGAAAAATCGAACtatgaaatcaaattaaaatgaaCTTGGAAATACATACGAACGAATATAATTTCGACTCGTCCTCGTCTCACCTACTTATACACGACTCGAAATATAAGAAGGACTTTTTCGTACACATATATTATTGGCAAAttattgtaccaaaaaaaaaaaaaaaaaaggaataaatgcGAACGATAATGGCAATTTGCGAGCGAACATCGCATGAATGacaaatgtaaaaattgctTTTTCAACGTTAAGAAGTTGCACGTGCATGTAAAATGGaacatgtacgagtatttgtacGTATAGAAGCACACCCACAAATACCATTCGCGTATCGATCAAATTGCCACTGAGGAAAAAATTTGGTCACGGAGACCTCGGACATTGGTACGAATTATTATGCCTGAATATCGTGCAACGACTTTACGCATCGTGCGAGCTCCACAAATATATTCGGCGTTTTCACGTAACTATCGTGTACTTGACACGAGGGCAcagtttcaaatttattatgaaaaacttttaaatatttaataaaGTTACCTCGTTGGAATAAGATGTCGGTCGCGTTTAGCTGATTTTCATTTCGCTCGAATCGTACTGCACAGCTTCGAGCCAAAATCGTCAATATGATGATTAAACCGTACAGCAACCAGAGATGGACATCGTCGATTACTCTGAATCACGAACAAGATAAATCTTTAATGCCTATGTAagtattttacgaaaaaaaaaaaaaaaaatacacacttaAGTACGTAGTACTTAGTTACCTACTTTGGTACCTACATTTAATTTGCAGAAACAGATcgaacaaattttcttccaccGTAGACCCATGTTACGTGCCACCATCTCGAGCTGGCATGGAACTGGTGAAATTTCCCAGCCTAGGCCAAGATATGGGTAAATCCATCAATACCGGAGCCATCGCCTTATCTTCTCGATTTACTCCTTACGAATGGACTCAGATGAATTTGAAACATTACAGCGAAGCGGATACCAATCGTAATTACGCTGAGAAGTTACGTTCGGATGCTGTTCGAGCGATGAGGTAGGTCCATTGGATTGGAGTCAACATTTTctgaaagatgagaaaaaatcaaaaaaatcacatttttcatatTCGTAGGGAAACCGAAGAAAAGACATTCTCTGGCCAAAGGGATACATGCAGAAGGTTA
This region of Planococcus citri chromosome 5, ihPlaCitr1.1, whole genome shotgun sequence genomic DNA includes:
- the Nubp1 gene encoding cytosolic Fe-S cluster assembly factor Nubp1 homolog encodes the protein MEVPEHCPGTQSESAGKVSACEGCPNQVICSSGASKVDPGIELVKARLSTVKHKILVLSGKGGVGKSTVTSLLARSLAARNENENVAILDIDICGPSMPRVMGVLDEKVHQSGSGWSPVFIDDNLCVMSVGFLLASQDEAVIWRGPKKNALIRQFFTEVDWGETLEYLVIDTPPGTSDEHLSTAQFLKDIPGVIAVIVSTPQEVSLLDVRKEINFLHKVNIPIVGVIENMSTFICPKCKTGSDIFPANSGGVLKMAQELNIPFLGRLPLDPLIARSCDKGLNPIVENADSEVVKNLNSIISKIFPE
- the LOC135846189 gene encoding putative inositol monophosphatase 3, which produces MNFGGTIKLNPLGICVILGLTFIFLLYSFARRPVYEKEVNLKDLLIAAIQVAEKGGVEIKTQSHTELDKQSKGKTREGADEFITDADKRSHCSMYYGLRYTFPTLRVISEETLSIEECALYSETLHLIPNDDTIISLSNMYVPVEDVTVWIDPLDATQEFTEKLTSYVTVMVCVAVKGVPTIGVIHQPFDQQTTSWAWDGIAISPDLKRPMKKPESQPNIIVSRSHAGQVQESVSRVLPQAKVIPAGGSGYKVLQLINGNASAYVHSTYIKKWDVCAGNAILRSLKGRMSTLKNEDIDYSDAKETKVKDGILAALYDHGKYYDIFKNILQ
- the mtTFB1 gene encoding dimethyladenosine transferase 1, mitochondrial → MCAEQSAKKLTRLLPLPTIRDIMQMYKVRASRRLSQNFLLNEALNHKIVKSAGKIKQAEVCEVGPGPGNITRSIIHKGAERVIVIEKDPQFLPTLEMLKSACPVPFEIIHGDILRYNFEKTFSESKRKPWEDKYPDIHIIGNLPFNVATPLIIRWIRDISLKQNAWSYGRVRLTLTFQKEVAERMVAPVMTAQRCKLSVMCQNWCFVDYKFTIPGKAFLPKPDVDVGVVHFKPHINPIIPLPFVLIEKVVKAMFTGRQKFLNNSLKNLFPELKQDLAVRMLEESEIHPKTRAMQLSVEEIGRLCFSYDKIIKEEPSLRKYDHHKTKDDSSWQIKEEEEEHKLELWKRKQIEDEFY